In a genomic window of Wyeomyia smithii strain HCP4-BCI-WySm-NY-G18 chromosome 1, ASM2978416v1, whole genome shotgun sequence:
- the LOC129724420 gene encoding uncharacterized protein LOC129724420 isoform X1, with amino-acid sequence MRKTWVKRDNIYYKPFYKQKLKMTLLGVLLMAVVFFGYQFFYISQLQTESGTGNIVRVEADQHQANNQRVNSIGNDAGSEVDGIRDEGGGLSASVNQSGNSKGPSQDSRYVFVEKVGNYEKKILRGIRLSDLDLYSERSRSSFRCLQGKSRLIDWERVNDDYCDCPEDGSDEPSTNACAQGRFYCRFQKRHLTGRGGYTSIPSSWVNDGICDCCDGSDEWLRKQNDGIMCQNICKQKFPY; translated from the exons ATGCGTAAAACATGGGTCAAACGGGACAACATCTACTACAAGCCGTTTTACAAACAAAAGCTAAAGATGACCTTGCTAGGAGTGTTGCTGATGGCCGTTGTCTTCTTTGGTTACCAGTTTTTCTACATCAGTCAGTTGCAAACAGAATCGGGCACGGGGAACATTGTCCGGGTGGAGGCAGACCAACATCAGGCTAATAATCAACGTGTTAATTCAATAGGGAACGACGCTGGTTCGGAAGTGGACGGAATTCGGGACGAAGGTGGAGGACTATCGGCCAGCGTTAACCAGAGTGGCAATTCCAAGGGTCCATCTCAGGACAGTCGCTACGTTTTCGTAGAGAAGGTAGGCAACTACGAAAAGAAGATACTCAG GGGCATTCGGTTAAGTGATTTGGACCTATACTCAGAGCGTTCGCGGTCATCTTTTCGTTGCTTGCAAGGAAAAAGTCGGCTAATCGATTGGGAGAGAGTTAATGATGATTATTGCGACTGTCCAGAAGACGGAAGCGACGAACCGAGTACGAATGCTTGTGCCCAAGGACGCTTCTACTGTCGATTCCAGAAACGGCACCTAACCGGACGAGGTGGCTACACTTCGATACCTAGCTCCTGGGTGAATGACGGTATTTGCGACTGCTGTGATGGATCGGACGAATGGCTGCGGAAGCAGAATGATGGCATTATGTGCCAGAATATTTGCAAACAGAAGTTTCCATATTAG
- the LOC129724420 gene encoding uncharacterized protein LOC129724420 isoform X2, whose product MRKTWVKRDNIYYKPFYKQKLKMTLLGVLLMAVVFFGYQFFYIRNDAGSEVDGIRDEGGGLSASVNQSGNSKGPSQDSRYVFVEKVGNYEKKILRGIRLSDLDLYSERSRSSFRCLQGKSRLIDWERVNDDYCDCPEDGSDEPSTNACAQGRFYCRFQKRHLTGRGGYTSIPSSWVNDGICDCCDGSDEWLRKQNDGIMCQNICKQKFPY is encoded by the exons ATGCGTAAAACATGGGTCAAACGGGACAACATCTACTACAAGCCGTTTTACAAACAAAAGCTAAAGATGACCTTGCTAGGAGTGTTGCTGATGGCCGTTGTCTTCTTTGGTTACCAGTTTTTCTACATCA GGAACGACGCTGGTTCGGAAGTGGACGGAATTCGGGACGAAGGTGGAGGACTATCGGCCAGCGTTAACCAGAGTGGCAATTCCAAGGGTCCATCTCAGGACAGTCGCTACGTTTTCGTAGAGAAGGTAGGCAACTACGAAAAGAAGATACTCAG GGGCATTCGGTTAAGTGATTTGGACCTATACTCAGAGCGTTCGCGGTCATCTTTTCGTTGCTTGCAAGGAAAAAGTCGGCTAATCGATTGGGAGAGAGTTAATGATGATTATTGCGACTGTCCAGAAGACGGAAGCGACGAACCGAGTACGAATGCTTGTGCCCAAGGACGCTTCTACTGTCGATTCCAGAAACGGCACCTAACCGGACGAGGTGGCTACACTTCGATACCTAGCTCCTGGGTGAATGACGGTATTTGCGACTGCTGTGATGGATCGGACGAATGGCTGCGGAAGCAGAATGATGGCATTATGTGCCAGAATATTTGCAAACAGAAGTTTCCATATTAG
- the LOC129724396 gene encoding mitochondrial protein C2orf69 homolog, giving the protein MHTLRCSDTTTTTATAAGAITSGSGSTAGVAGGGPVTGGGSTAGIAGTSILQLQQQSPLQPQQQQPGSQLPKGGPVRLNGIKGYQNRTNHIIYCPPLLRSKDECTAVVYFGGDVQDIPEKMETNRDNKNYIKWNLENTALLLRDSFPRAHIVVVRPMRMEYSTFSCFDNFVRGNNAGIPDHTPMHYSLQHLEELLINLTKKLTKPVLEPDLLHKLIAATNSTLCGTSLDGSQEIDVDVLQSDLQNSTASSEANTSTSAINSSNASAADISEILWWRENLNLDKANLALMGFSKGCVVLNQFIYEFHYYKTLTPDDSTMMRLVSRIKDMYWLDGGHGGGKNTWITSRSLLETLCRLGISVHVHVTPYQIQDDHRPWIRKEEKAFTDLLKRLGAPFDRHLYPSEANSTNLFTHFEVLNRFRQYQINVFAQQHLQQQQQLTATNLSTTASPAEEDSVHGQPQPQAMLVSHEETDQTSEPVQMITGNDTDIDDDKITDDDDEENGSK; this is encoded by the exons ATGCATACGCTGAGGTGTAGCGACACGACCACGACAACGGCTACCGCCGCAGGTGCCATAACCAGTGGAAGTGGAAGTACTGCTGGTGTTGCCGGTGGAGGACCGGTGACAGGTGGCGGTAGTACTGCCGGTATAGCAGGAACATCAATCCTTCAGCTTCAACAGCAATCCCCGCTTCagcctcagcagcagcagccaggGTCACAACTACCAAAAGGAGGTCCCGTTCGGCTCAACGGTATCAAAGGCTACCAAAACCGAACCAACCATATCATTTACTGTCCACCGCTGCTACGCTCCAAAGATGAATGTACGGCGGTCGTCTATTTCGGTGGTGATGTGCAG GATATCCCGGAAAAAATGGAAACCAACCGGGACAACAAAAACTACATCAAATGGAATCTGGAAAACACTGCCCTGCTGTTGAGAGATTCGTTTCCCAGAGCGCACATAGTAGTCGTACGGCCGATGCGCATGGAGTATAGCACTTTTAGCTGTTTTGATAATTTTGTCCGCGGAAACAATGCAGGCATTCCCGATCATACACCAATGCACTATTCACTGCAACATTTAGAAGA ATTGCTTATCAATTTAACGAAAAAACTGACAAAGCCTGTGTTAGAACCGGACTTACTGCATAAGCTAATAGCAGCCACAAACTCAACACTCTGTGGGACGAGTCTAGATGGTAGTCAGGAAATAGATGTAGACGTTCTACAG TCCGATCTGCAAAATAGTACAGCGTCGTCGGAAGCCAATACATCGACCTcagccatcaacagcagcaatgCCAGCGCAGCGGACATCAGTGAGATTCTGTGGTGGCGAGAAAATTTAAACCTCGATAAGGCAAACCTCGCATTAATGGGTTTCAGCAAGGGCTGCGTCGTCCTCAATCAGTTTATCTACGAGTTTCACTACTATAAAACACTGACACCGGACGACAGCACAATGATGCGGTTGGTTTCACGAATAAAGGACATGTATTGGTTGGACGGCGGTCACGGGGGTGGGAAAAACACTTGGATCACGTCACGAAGTCTGCTGGAGACGCTGTGCCGGCTGGGGATCAGTGTCCACGTGCACGTTACGCCATATCAGATCCAAGACGACCACCGGCCCTGGATACGGAAAGAGGAGAAAGCGTTCACTGACCTGCTGAAACGTCTTGGTGCGCCCTTTGATCGCCACCTCTACCCCAGCGAGGCCAATTCAACCAATTTGTTCACGCACTTCGAGGTGCTGAACCGATTCCGGCAGTACCAGATCAACGTTTTCGCACAACAGCATctacagcagcaacagcagctaaCCGCTACAAACTTGTCAACGACGGCTTCACCAGCTGAAGAAGACAGCGTGCATGGGCAACCGCAGCCACAGGCTATGCTGGTTAGCCACGAGGAAACTGATCAAACTAGCGAACCCGTGCAAATGATTACCGGTAACGATACGGACATTGACGATGACAAGATTACGGACGACGATGATGAGGAGAACGGCTCTAAGTGA